The following coding sequences lie in one Microcoleus sp. AS-A8 genomic window:
- a CDS encoding non-ribosomal peptide synthetase, with product MNLNQFLAELAQRGIKLWLEGDTLRFRAPKGVMTSEDRDLLVLHKAKIISLLSQSNTSTNDTELTIVPVLEQREIPLSFPQEQLWFLSQLDPNNVSYNELFALRFLGVLNIVALEQSLNKIVARHAALRTNFATVDGQPVQVIAESLILTVPVIDLSNLPASDREIEVQRLTTEQAQKPFNLVSDPLIQATVLKLTDTEHIFLLRTHHIVWDGWSLGIMWRELAAFYNDLSQELPPLPAEYPDFAVWQKQYLTGEALDSLQTYWQQQLLDAPPLLELPTDRVRGVTQTFQGKHYRFVISKPLTEALIGLSRRQKVTLFMTLLAAFQTLLYRYTGQNDIVVGSPIANRDRSEFKDLIGYFVNTLVLRTCLAGNASFEDLLSRVRKVTLGAYAHRELPFEKLVEILQPERSLSHTPLFQVMFMLLDELPEIQMEGLRVSPLAVETGITHFDLALFIEKTSSGLIGEWEYNTDLFDDATIARMTGHFQTLLEGIVANPIQPISQLPLLTEAERQQLLIEWNNTTTDYPQDKCIHQLFEEQVALTPDAVAVVFEGEQLTYRELNARANQLAHYLQSLGVGAEVLVGICVERSFEMIVGLLGILKAGGAYVPIDPAYPTDRIAYMLDDSRLPVLLTQQKLVASLPKHQARVVSLDCDWQEISVMPELSPQSDVTPENLAYVIYTSGSTGKPKGVLIAHRGLCNLAQAQIKLFDVQPDSRVLQLATFSFDASIWEIVMALCSGARLCLGTLQSLQPGQPLVRLLQQHSITHLTLVPSALAALPNEELPALQNIIVAGEPCPTSLVAQWAKGRRFFNAYGPTESTICATVAQGFEGMDVLPIGRPIDNTLVYILDRHLQPVPIGVPGELHIASVGLARGYLNRPDLTAEKFIPNPFSNELGSHLYKTGDKARYLPDGNIEFLGRIDNQVKVRGFRIELGEIEAVLTQHPGVRETSVIARVNSAGDNQLVAYIVPHQERVPTISDLRRFLKEQLPEYMVPSAFVVLEALPLTPNGKVDRRALPAPDLPKELEESFVAPRTPIEEMLASIWGNILLIDSVGVHDNFFTLGGHSLLATQVISRVRDTISIELPLRSLFEAPTIAELAERVENSLKNGQSVQAQPLLPIPRSESIPLSFAQARLWFLDRLQPNSAFYNIPLALRLSGQLNIAALQSSINTIIQRHEALRTNFVTQEGQPVQVIASTKNLKLLVVDLLHLRESEREIEAQRLANEEANRPFNLEREPLLRGTVLQLGETDYVLLLTMHHIISDGWSLGVFVRELTELYKAFCTGAPPSLPELPVQYADFAVWQRQWLQGEILVPQLDYWKEQLLDAPALLELPTDRPRPAVQTFRGGYYYTALSLELSAELTALSKRAGVTLFMTLYAAFGTLLYRYSGQDDIVVGTPVANRNRREIEGLIGFFVNTLVLRTDLSGNPSFEQLLGRVKEVALGAYAHQDLPFEQLVEALQPTRDLSYTPLFQVMFALDDALVPAVELPELAVSSYPVEIGTAKFDLTLSMESTVDGLVGVWEYNTDLFDEVTIARMAGHFQTLLEALAANPIQPISQLPLLTQQERHQLLVEWNNTTTDYPQDKCIHQLFEEQVALTPDAVALIFEGEQLTYRELNARANQLAHYLQTLGVEPEVLVGICVERSFDMIVGILGILKAGGAYVPIDPAYPGERIAYMLDDSRLPVLLTQQKLVASLPEHQAQVTCLDSDWEEISKESEFSPLNSVSPENLAYVIYTSGSTGKPKGVTVPHRAVNRLVLDTNYINFQSKDVVAFASNFSFDAATFEIWGALLNGAKLVVITKDVALSPDEFAAQIHSQGITVLFLTTALFNLLAREVPSVFQSVRHLLFGGEVVEPSGVKEVLKKGSPQRLLHVYGPTENTTFTTWYLVEDVPEEATSIPIGRPIANTQVYLLDTQLQPVPIGVSGEIYIGGDGLARGYLNRPDLTDEKFIPNPFNDEPGSHLYKTGDLARYLPDGNIEFLGRIDNQVKIRGFRIELGEIEAVLTQHPGVRETAVIARENATGDKQLVAYLVPHQEPAPTNSDLRRFLKEQLPEYMVPNTFVTLESLPLTPNGKVDRRALPEPELRPELSLTFVAPRTPIEEMLANIWACVLGIEQVGVHDNFFELGGHSLLAAQIISRVRDTMSVELPLRSLFEAPTVASLAEHVENSLHSGQSIQAQPLLPIPRSGNIPLSFAQARLWFLDQLQPNSAFYNIPIALRLSGQLNIAAIESSLNEIICRHEVLRTNFTKVSGQPVQVIASTLKLKLLQVDLQNLPFCEREVEVQRLATTEAQRPFDLEREPLVRAKLLQLDETEYVFLLTVHHIIFDGWSTGVFYGELAALYEAKCNGKPKLLPELSVQYADFAVWQRYWLTPELLETQLNYWKQQLLGAPALLELPTDRPRKVVQSYRGAYQSFTLSLELSQALAELSKRAGVTRFMTLYAAFVTLLYRYTGSSDIVVGTPVANRNRQEIEGLIGFFVNTLALRTDLSANPSFEQLLRRVREVAIGAYAHQDLPFEQLVEALQPERSLSYTPLFQVMFALDEKSVPSMKLPDLTVNEFSFETETTKFDLTLSMENTVDGLVGGWEYNSDLFDAATIARMAGHFQTLLEAIAANPIQPISELPLLTQRERHQLLIEWNNTTTDYPQDKCIHQLFEEQVALTPDAVALVFEGEQLTYRELNRRANKLAHYLQSLGVGPEVLVGICVERSFDMIIGLLGVLKAGGAYVSIDPAYPPERIAYMLDDSRLPVLLTQQKLVASLPEHQARVVCLDCDWEEISVMPELPPQSDVTPENLAYVIYTSGSTGKPKGVLIPHSGLLNLIGWHQRAFKVTSLDRATQLAGTAFDASVWELWPYLAAGASIYLVEPEILLSPEKLRDWLLAKDITITFVPTPLAEKLLSVQWSKDIALRIMLTGGDKLHQYPSASIPFKVVNNYGPTENTVVTTSGLVVCDSTDNTSPHIGRPIDNTLLYILDRYLQPVPIGVPGELHIASIGLARGYLNRPDLTEEKFIPNPFSNEPGSRLYKTGDKARYLPDGNIEFLGRIDNQVKIRGFRIELGEVEAAITQHPAVRETVVVAREDTPGNKRLVAYVVPKGEAVQETVPPTINELRSFLKNKLPDYMVPGAFVFLETMPLTPNGKIDRRTLPAPDSSLRELENNFVAPSTPTEETLAAIWAEVLGLQQVGIHDNFFELGGHSLLATSVISRIQEAFKIELPLRHLFEAPTIASLSQVIETVRQAGFIEQFSSSMTQDVLPPLVPTARDTHIPLSFAQEYIWYVQQLNPDSCICNSGVPLRFNGSLSPEVLEKSINEIIRRHEILRTTFTVKEGQPMQVIAPSLTLPLKIVDLQDLPVAEREACAQRLVAEEFQHHFDLANGPLIKTTLLRLARLEHWLLIPMHHIITDGWSIGIFLQELETLYNAFSNGLPSPLPEVPLQYADFALWEQKRLNEQVLDKQLSYWLQKLADSPQPQNVLPSQQLQPTTNSRQASFFSLVLPESLVASISALSRTHGVTTFAIIITALKILLFKWSGQTEILVVATTGNRSTPEIERILGCFINDVILRSLLADSQTGLTLLEQVKETVNEAINHKEVPLQKVIEAVRSKRELTLRASVTMEPPVQGLDGMSEWEFIPDSPKCELWDEEIPLELYVSSPTEDSQTIEIALFYSTELFTNETIERLFSYYQEILQKLVEYPETKVSEF from the coding sequence ATGAATCTCAATCAATTTTTAGCTGAACTTGCCCAACGCGGTATCAAATTGTGGTTAGAGGGTGATACGTTGCGTTTTCGCGCTCCCAAGGGGGTAATGACATCAGAAGATCGGGATTTACTGGTATTACATAAAGCAAAAATTATTTCGTTGCTGTCCCAAAGCAATACAAGCACGAACGATACTGAACTAACAATTGTACCCGTCTTAGAACAACGGGAGATACCTCTGTCTTTTCCTCAAGAACAACTGTGGTTTTTGAGCCAGTTAGACCCAAATAACGTTTCTTACAACGAACTATTCGCTCTACGATTCTTGGGCGTACTGAACATCGTTGCACTAGAGCAAAGCCTGAACAAGATCGTCGCTCGCCATGCAGCTTTACGAACCAACTTTGCGACGGTTGACGGGCAGCCCGTTCAGGTCATTGCTGAAAGCTTGATTTTGACAGTGCCAGTCATAGATTTAAGCAATCTACCTGCTAGTGACAGAGAAATAGAAGTTCAGCGATTAACAACGGAACAAGCCCAAAAACCCTTTAACTTAGTTAGCGACCCCTTAATCCAAGCGACTGTACTTAAGCTAACAGACACAGAACATATATTCTTGCTGAGAACTCACCACATTGTCTGGGATGGTTGGTCATTAGGCATCATGTGGCGGGAGTTAGCAGCTTTCTACAATGACTTATCCCAAGAACTACCTCCACTCCCGGCTGAGTATCCAGACTTTGCGGTTTGGCAGAAGCAGTATTTGACGGGTGAGGCATTAGATTCCCTACAAACTTATTGGCAACAACAACTATTAGATGCACCTCCTCTATTAGAACTACCCACTGACCGAGTACGAGGAGTCACACAAACCTTTCAAGGAAAACATTATAGATTTGTCATTTCCAAGCCGCTCACCGAGGCTCTGATCGGTTTAAGTCGGCGGCAAAAAGTGACTCTTTTTATGACACTCTTAGCCGCGTTTCAAACATTACTTTACCGTTATACAGGGCAAAATGATATTGTAGTCGGTTCGCCCATTGCGAATCGCGATCGCTCCGAATTTAAGGATTTGATTGGATATTTTGTTAATACGCTAGTATTACGCACTTGTTTGGCAGGAAACGCAAGCTTTGAGGATTTACTGTCTAGGGTGCGAAAAGTAACGCTCGGAGCATACGCTCATCGAGAGCTACCGTTTGAGAAATTAGTAGAGATATTGCAGCCAGAACGCTCTTTGAGTCACACACCACTGTTCCAGGTGATGTTCATGCTGCTCGATGAATTACCCGAAATCCAAATGGAAGGCTTAAGGGTAAGTCCATTAGCAGTAGAAACTGGCATAACACACTTTGATTTGGCTTTGTTTATAGAGAAGACTTCATCGGGACTAATTGGAGAATGGGAATACAATACCGACTTGTTTGATGATGCCACGATCGCTCGGATGACAGGTCATTTCCAGACTTTGCTGGAGGGAATCGTAGCCAATCCTATTCAGCCGATTTCACAATTGCCACTGCTGACAGAAGCCGAGCGACAGCAGCTATTAATCGAGTGGAATAATACCACAACAGACTATCCCCAGGATAAGTGTATCCATCAGTTATTTGAAGAGCAGGTGGCTCTAACACCTGATGCGGTGGCAGTGGTATTTGAAGGGGAACAACTGACTTATCGAGAATTGAATGCAAGAGCCAACCAGTTGGCTCACTACCTGCAAAGCTTGGGAGTCGGGGCAGAAGTTTTAGTGGGCATCTGCGTTGAGCGTTCCTTTGAAATGATTGTAGGACTGTTGGGCATCCTCAAAGCGGGTGGTGCTTACGTCCCTATTGATCCAGCCTATCCAACTGATCGCATCGCTTATATGCTCGATGATTCGCGGCTACCAGTTCTATTGACTCAACAAAAACTGGTCGCCTCGTTACCAAAGCATCAAGCACGGGTAGTCAGCTTGGATTGTGATTGGCAAGAAATCTCTGTGATGCCCGAACTTTCTCCCCAAAGTGATGTGACACCAGAGAACTTAGCTTATGTGATTTACACTTCCGGCTCAACCGGAAAGCCCAAAGGAGTTCTCATTGCTCACCGAGGATTGTGTAACCTAGCGCAGGCACAAATCAAGCTGTTTGACGTGCAGCCCGATAGTCGCGTTCTCCAGTTAGCAACATTCAGTTTTGATGCCTCTATCTGGGAAATTGTCATGGCTCTGTGTTCGGGGGCGCGGCTTTGTCTGGGAACGCTCCAGTCGCTGCAACCCGGACAACCTTTAGTGCGACTATTGCAACAGCACTCGATTACCCATCTTACTCTTGTGCCATCAGCACTTGCTGCTCTGCCGAATGAGGAGTTGCCAGCATTGCAAAATATCATCGTCGCAGGAGAGCCATGTCCGACTTCTTTGGTCGCTCAATGGGCAAAGGGACGGCGGTTCTTTAATGCTTACGGGCCAACTGAATCCACTATCTGCGCTACGGTTGCACAAGGCTTTGAAGGCATGGACGTGCTACCGATTGGTCGTCCGATTGATAACACTCTTGTTTATATTCTCGATCGCCATCTCCAACCCGTTCCTATAGGCGTTCCTGGGGAACTGCACATTGCCAGCGTCGGATTAGCACGAGGATATCTTAACCGTCCCGATTTGACGGCTGAGAAATTTATTCCCAATCCCTTTAGCAATGAGTTAGGTTCTCACCTGTATAAAACTGGAGATAAGGCTCGTTATTTACCAGACGGTAACATCGAGTTTTTGGGTCGCATTGACAATCAAGTGAAAGTTCGCGGCTTCCGCATCGAACTGGGAGAAATTGAAGCGGTACTCACCCAGCATCCCGGTGTGAGAGAGACTTCGGTTATTGCAAGAGTTAACAGTGCAGGTGACAACCAATTAGTCGCTTATATTGTGCCGCATCAGGAAAGAGTACCCACAATTAGTGACCTGCGCCGCTTCTTAAAAGAGCAATTGCCGGAGTACATGGTGCCAAGTGCTTTTGTTGTGCTGGAGGCACTGCCCCTGACACCTAATGGTAAAGTAGACCGTCGCGCCTTACCCGCCCCTGATTTGCCCAAAGAACTGGAAGAGTCTTTTGTCGCTCCTCGAACTCCAATTGAGGAAATGCTAGCTAGCATTTGGGGTAACATCCTCTTAATTGACTCTGTAGGCGTTCATGACAATTTCTTTACCTTGGGCGGACATTCCTTATTAGCCACCCAAGTAATTTCGAGGGTGCGCGATACGATATCCATCGAATTACCATTACGCAGTTTGTTTGAAGCTCCCACGATTGCCGAATTAGCCGAGCGGGTTGAGAATTCGCTCAAGAACGGACAATCTGTACAAGCTCAACCTCTATTACCGATTCCCAGGTCAGAGTCCATCCCATTATCCTTCGCTCAAGCAAGGTTGTGGTTCCTCGATCGGTTACAACCAAACAGTGCCTTCTACAACATCCCGCTTGCTTTGCGTCTTAGCGGTCAGCTCAATATAGCGGCGCTACAGAGCAGCATCAATACAATTATCCAGCGGCATGAAGCCTTACGCACCAACTTTGTAACCCAAGAAGGTCAACCCGTTCAAGTTATTGCCTCAACAAAGAATTTGAAACTGCTTGTTGTGGACTTACTTCATCTAAGAGAAAGCGAGCGAGAAATCGAGGCGCAACGATTGGCAAATGAAGAAGCGAATCGACCTTTTAACCTGGAACGAGAGCCTTTACTCCGAGGTACGGTACTACAGCTAGGTGAAACAGATTACGTCTTACTGCTCACCATGCACCACATTATTTCTGATGGTTGGTCGCTGGGCGTATTCGTGAGGGAATTAACTGAACTTTACAAAGCCTTCTGCACAGGAGCGCCTCCAAGTTTACCAGAGTTACCAGTACAATATGCCGACTTTGCGGTTTGGCAGCGGCAGTGGTTGCAAGGAGAAATACTAGTTCCCCAGCTTGACTACTGGAAGGAACAACTATTAGACGCTCCGGCTTTATTAGAATTGCCGACCGACCGACCGCGACCTGCTGTTCAAACCTTCCGGGGAGGATATTACTATACAGCCCTTTCTCTTGAATTGAGTGCGGAACTTACAGCTTTAAGCAAGCGGGCGGGAGTCACTCTGTTTATGACGCTATATGCAGCGTTTGGGACATTGCTCTACCGATACTCAGGGCAAGATGACATCGTAGTAGGAACGCCTGTCGCCAACCGCAACCGACGGGAAATTGAAGGGCTAATTGGCTTTTTTGTCAATACCTTAGTGCTGCGTACCGACCTATCGGGCAACCCCAGTTTTGAGCAGTTACTTGGCAGAGTGAAGGAAGTGGCGCTCGGAGCTTACGCCCATCAAGACCTGCCATTTGAGCAGTTGGTAGAGGCATTGCAACCAACGCGAGATTTAAGCTACACGCCTTTGTTTCAGGTGATGTTTGCCCTTGACGACGCTTTAGTGCCTGCTGTGGAACTGCCTGAGTTAGCGGTAAGTTCTTATCCAGTAGAAATCGGCACAGCCAAGTTTGATTTAACCCTATCAATGGAGAGTACTGTTGATGGATTGGTAGGAGTATGGGAATACAATACTGACCTGTTTGATGAGGTCACGATCGCTCGGATGGCCGGACATTTCCAGACTTTACTGGAAGCGCTCGCAGCCAATCCTATTCAGCCGATTTCACAATTGCCCCTGCTGACACAACAAGAGCGCCACCAGCTATTAGTCGAGTGGAATAATACCACAACAGACTATCCCCAGGATAAGTGTATCCATCAGTTATTTGAAGAGCAGGTGGCTCTAACACCTGATGCGGTGGCACTGATATTTGAAGGGGAACAACTGACCTATCGAGAGTTAAACGCCAGGGCAAATCAGCTAGCACATTACCTCCAAACACTGGGTGTAGAGCCAGAAGTTTTGGTGGGTATCTGCGTCGAGCGTTCCTTTGACATGATTGTAGGAATCTTGGGCATTCTCAAAGCGGGTGGTGCTTACGTCCCTATAGACCCCGCCTATCCGGGAGAGCGCATCGCTTATATGCTCGATGATTCACGGCTGCCAGTTTTACTGACTCAACAAAAACTGGTTGCCTCGTTACCAGAGCATCAAGCGCAAGTAACTTGTTTAGATTCTGATTGGGAAGAAATCTCTAAGGAAAGTGAATTTTCTCCTCTCAATAGCGTATCGCCGGAGAACTTGGCTTATGTAATTTACACCTCTGGGTCAACAGGGAAACCCAAAGGAGTTACTGTTCCTCACCGAGCAGTAAACCGTTTGGTACTTGATACAAACTACATCAACTTCCAATCAAAAGATGTAGTTGCTTTTGCCTCAAACTTCTCATTCGATGCGGCTACATTTGAGATTTGGGGAGCCTTACTTAACGGTGCAAAACTCGTTGTTATCACCAAAGATGTAGCACTTTCTCCTGATGAGTTTGCTGCTCAAATCCACTCGCAAGGCATCACCGTATTATTTTTGACTACTGCCTTATTCAATTTACTAGCAAGAGAAGTACCCTCAGTTTTTCAATCAGTGCGACACCTTCTATTTGGAGGAGAAGTTGTTGAGCCTTCAGGGGTCAAAGAGGTACTCAAGAAGGGTTCACCTCAGCGATTGCTTCACGTTTATGGACCGACCGAAAACACAACATTTACTACCTGGTATTTGGTAGAAGATGTTCCGGAAGAAGCTACAAGTATTCCGATCGGTCGTCCCATCGCCAATACACAGGTTTATTTATTAGATACTCAGTTGCAACCTGTTCCGATCGGTGTTTCCGGAGAAATATACATTGGTGGTGATGGACTAGCCAGAGGCTACTTGAACCGTCCCGATTTAACTGATGAAAAATTCATCCCCAACCCCTTTAACGATGAACCGGGTTCGCACCTTTACAAAACAGGTGACTTAGCCCGTTATTTACCAGACGGTAACATTGAATTTCTCGGTCGTATCGACAACCAAGTAAAAATACGCGGCTTCCGCATCGAACTGGGAGAAATTGAAGCGGTACTCACCCAGCATCCCGGTGTGAGAGAGACTGCGGTTATTGCTAGAGAAAACGCTACAGGCGACAAGCAATTAGTAGCTTATCTTGTCCCGCATCAGGAGCCAGCACCTACAAATAGTGACCTGCGCCGTTTCTTAAAAGAGCAACTGCCGGAGTACATGGTGCCAAATACTTTTGTGACTTTGGAGTCCTTGCCGCTGACACCCAATGGTAAAGTAGACCGTCGCGCCCTACCAGAACCCGAATTACGACCCGAACTCTCACTCACTTTTGTCGCCCCTCGCACTCCTATTGAGGAAATGCTAGCCAACATCTGGGCTTGTGTCCTGGGTATTGAACAAGTGGGCGTTCACGATAATTTCTTTGAACTCGGTGGACATTCCTTACTAGCGGCTCAAATTATCTCTAGAGTGCGCGATACAATGTCCGTCGAATTACCATTACGCAGTTTGTTTGAAGCTCCCACTGTCGCCTCCCTCGCTGAACACGTTGAGAATTCGCTTCATAGCGGGCAATCTATACAAGCTCAACCGCTATTACCGATTCCACGGTCAGGCAATATTCCATTATCCTTTGCTCAAGCTAGGTTGTGGTTCCTTGACCAATTACAGCCAAACAGTGCTTTCTACAATATCCCAATCGCGTTACGTCTTAGCGGTCAGCTCAATATAGCGGCAATAGAGTCCAGCCTCAACGAAATTATCTGCCGTCATGAAGTTTTACGCACAAACTTCACAAAAGTGTCGGGGCAACCCGTTCAGGTTATCGCCTCAACTCTGAAATTGAAACTGCTTCAAGTAGACTTACAAAACCTGCCTTTTTGTGAGCGAGAAGTAGAGGTGCAACGATTAGCAACGACGGAGGCACAGCGACCTTTTGACCTAGAGCGAGAGCCTTTAGTGCGAGCAAAGTTGCTACAGCTTGACGAGACAGAGTACGTCTTTTTGCTAACAGTACACCATATTATTTTTGATGGGTGGTCAACAGGCGTATTCTACGGAGAGTTAGCCGCACTCTATGAAGCCAAATGTAATGGTAAGCCAAAACTTTTACCAGAATTATCTGTACAATATGCTGACTTTGCGGTTTGGCAGCGTTATTGGTTAACTCCAGAGCTACTTGAAACGCAGCTTAACTATTGGAAGCAACAACTATTGGGCGCTCCGGCTTTATTAGAATTACCCACCGACCGACCCCGAAAAGTGGTTCAAAGTTATCGCGGAGCGTATCAATCCTTCACCCTTTCTCTTGAGTTGAGCCAAGCACTTGCCGAGTTGAGCAAGCGAGCGGGAGTCACTCGATTTATGACGCTATATGCAGCGTTTGTGACCTTGCTCTACCGCTATACAGGCTCCTCTGACATCGTAGTGGGTACGCCTGTGGCTAACCGCAATCGACAGGAAATCGAAGGGCTAATTGGCTTTTTTGTCAATACTTTAGCACTACGGACTGATTTATCAGCAAATCCGAGTTTTGAACAGTTGCTTCGTCGAGTGCGGGAAGTAGCGATCGGGGCTTACGCGCATCAAGACCTGCCCTTCGAGCAGCTAGTAGAGGCATTGCAACCAGAGCGTTCCTTAAGCTATACGCCCCTGTTTCAGGTGATGTTTGCGCTCGACGAGAAGAGTGTGCCTTCAATGAAGCTGCCTGACTTAACTGTAAATGAGTTTTCTTTTGAAACGGAAACGACCAAGTTTGATTTGACCCTATCAATGGAGAATACTGTTGATGGATTGGTAGGAGGATGGGAATACAATAGCGACCTGTTTGATGCGGCAACCATCGCTCGGATGGCCGGACATTTCCAGACTTTACTGGAAGCGATCGCAGCCAATCCTATTCAGCCGATTTCAGAATTGCCCCTGCTGACACAACGAGAGCGCCACCAGCTATTAATTGAGTGGAATAATACCACAACAGACTATCCCCAGGATAAGTGTATCCATCAGTTATTTGAAGAGCAGGTGGCTCTAACACCTGATGCGGTGGCACTGGTATTTGAAGGGGAACAACTCACATATAGGGAATTAAACCGACGCGCCAACAAATTAGCTCACTACCTGCAAAGCTTGGGAGTCGGGCCAGAAGTTCTGGTGGGCATCTGTGTAGAACGTTCCTTTGACATGATTATAGGACTCTTAGGCGTACTCAAAGCGGGTGGTGCTTATGTCTCTATAGACCCCGCCTATCCTCCTGAGCGCATTGCCTATATGCTCGATGATTCACGGCTGCCAGTTTTACTGACTCAACAAAAACTGGTTGCCTCGTTACCAGAGCATCAAGCGCGGGTAGTCTGCTTAGATTGTGATTGGGAAGAAATCTCTGTGATGCCCGAACTTCCTCCCCAAAGTGACGTGACGCCAGAGAACTTAGCGTATGTAATTTACACCTCCGGCTCAACCGGAAAGCCCAAAGGAGTTCTGATTCCCCACTCTGGGCTGCTAAATCTGATTGGCTGGCACCAACGCGCCTTTAAGGTAACATCATTAGACCGAGCCACTCAGTTAGCAGGAACCGCCTTTGATGCCTCAGTATGGGAATTGTGGCCTTATTTGGCAGCAGGTGCGAGTATTTACTTGGTCGAGCCAGAGATTCTTCTATCTCCAGAAAAACTGCGTGATTGGCTACTGGCAAAAGATATAACAATTACTTTTGTTCCCACCCCACTAGCAGAAAAGTTGTTGTCTGTGCAATGGTCGAAAGATATAGCTTTGCGAATCATGCTGACGGGTGGGGATAAGCTTCATCAGTATCCATCAGCTTCAATTCCCTTCAAGGTAGTCAATAACTACGGACCAACTGAGAACACTGTGGTCACGACTTCTGGGTTGGTTGTCTGCGATAGCACAGATAATACATCACCTCACATTGGTCGTCCGATTGATAACACTCTTCTTTATATTCTCGATCGCTATCTCCAACCCGTTCCTATAGGCGTTCCTGGAGAACTGCACATTGCTAGCATCGGACTAGCGCGAGGATACCTCAACCGTCCTGATTTGACTGAAGAAAAATTTATCCCCAATCCCTTTAGCAATGAACCGGGTTCTCGCCTCTACAAAACTGGAGATAAGGCACGTTATCTACCAGACGGTAACATCGAGTTTTTGGGTCGCATTGACAATCAGGTAAAAATTCGCGGCTTCCGCATCGAACTGGGCGAGGTTGAGGCAGCGATTACACAGCACCCAGCAGTGCGAGAAACTGTGGTCGTGGCGCGGGAAGATACCCCTGGCAACAAGCGCCTCGTAGCTTATGTCGTTCCCAAGGGAGAAGCTGTACAGGAGACAGTACCCCCCACTATCAATGAATTGCGTTCTTTCCTCAAAAACAAGCTGCCAGATTACATGGTTCCCGGAGCCTTTGTCTTTTTGGAAACCATGCCCCTAACTCCCAACGGCAAAATAGATCGTCGCACCCTACCCGCGCCGGATAGCTCCCTCCGGGAACTGGAAAATAATTTTGTCGCACCCAGCACCCCCACTGAAGAAACCCTAGCAGCTATCTGGGCGGAAGTTTTGGGACTGCAACAAGTAGGCATTCACGACAACTTCTTTGAATTGGGTGGGCATTCTCTTCTAGCCACCTCTGTTATTTCTCGCATCCAGGAAGCCTTTAAGATTGAACTTCCCTTGCGCCATCTATTTGAAGCACCCACCATCGCTTCCTTGAGCCAGGTGATAGAAACTGTTCGTCAAGCTGGGTTCATTGAGCAATTTTCTAGCAGTATGACACAAGATGTCTTACCCCCTCTTGTACCCACAGCGCGAGATACGCACATACCTCTATCTTTTGCACAAGAGTATATATGGTATGTACAGCAATTAAATCCTGACAGTTGCATCTGCAACAGTGGTGTTCCTTTACGTTTCAATGGTTCGCTTTCTCCAGAAGTGTTGGAGAAGAGCATCAATGAGATTATCCGCCGTCACGAGATTTTGCGTACTACCTTTACAGTTAAAGAAGGTCAACCGATGCAGGTCATCGCCCCATCCTTGACCCTACCGTTAAAGATAGTAGACTTACAAGACCTACCTGTTGCCGAGCGAGAAGCTTGTGCTCAAAGACTTGTTGCTGAAGAATTCCAGCACCACTTTGATTTAGCTAATGGTCCCCTAATCAAGACAACCTTGCTGCGGTTGGCTCGCCTAGAACATTGGTTGTTAATACCGATGCACCATATCATCACAGATGGCTGGTCAATCGGTATCTTTCTTCAGGAGTTAGAAACACTCTATAACGCTTTCTCAAACGGCTTGCCTTCTCCACTACCCGAAGTACCGCTTCAGTATGCGGACTTCGCTCTCTGGGAGCAAAAGCGGTTGAACGAACAGGTACTAGACAAGCAACTGTCTTATTGGCTTCAAAAACTGGCTGATAGTCCACAACCACAAAATGTCCTACCGTCCCAGCAGCTACAACCTACTACTAATAGCAGACAAGCATCTTTCTTTTCTCTAGTTCTGCCAGAAAGTCTAGTTGCATCAATCTCAGCCTTAAGTCGTACACACGGAGTTACTACCTTTGCCATCATCATTACTGCTCTAAAGATACTCTTGTTCAAATGGAGCGGACAAACTGAAATTCTCGTAGTTGCTACAACTGGCAATCGCAGTACACCAGAAATCGAAAGAATACTCGGTTGCTTTATCAACGATGTTATTTTGCGCTCGCTTCTCGCGGACTCTCAAACAGGACTTACTCTTTTAGAGCAGGTCAAAGAAACAGTCAATGAAGCTATCAATCATAAGGAGGTTCCCTTACAAAAAGTCATTGAAGCTGTTAGAAGCAAAAGAGAACTTACCCTAAGAGCAAGCGTTACTATGGAGCCTCCCGTACAGGGACTCGATGGAATGTCAGAGTGGGAATTCATACCAGATTCGCCTAAGTGTGAACTGTGGGATGAGGAGATTCCTCTAGAACTTTATGTTTCTTCCCCGACTGAAGATTCTCAAACCATCGAAATCGCTCTATTTTACAGTACAGAGTTGTTCACCAATGAAACCATAGAGCGCCTGTTTAGTTACTATCAGGAAATCCTACAGAAGCTTGTTGAATACCCCGAAACCAAGGTTTCTGAATTTTAG